From one Leptospira stimsonii genomic stretch:
- a CDS encoding DUF1564 domain-containing protein encodes MEQIFFNSDESIESALAEVQDKVVTLLVPEFFYENLPKEERRLLGKKLPYLLRRYGKYLCAQKRFNEQGITTLYQKNQGALKKLNVRMGTGYWALLGTLAHAHGVSRCFLFNYMLSLDQAGVGDSLVKVLNRGVPTFHEVYRYIWQLEITHNRVSRLLVFEPNPILAYFDSSFPWFKT; translated from the coding sequence ATGGAGCAAATTTTCTTTAATTCCGATGAGAGCATAGAATCTGCTTTGGCAGAAGTTCAGGACAAAGTAGTGACGTTGCTTGTGCCGGAATTTTTTTATGAAAATCTTCCGAAAGAAGAGAGAAGACTCTTGGGTAAAAAACTTCCCTATCTTTTGAGAAGATATGGAAAATATCTCTGTGCACAAAAAAGGTTCAATGAACAAGGGATTACCACCCTCTATCAGAAAAATCAAGGTGCCCTAAAAAAGTTAAATGTTCGAATGGGAACAGGGTATTGGGCTTTGCTAGGAACGTTGGCACACGCACACGGTGTTTCTCGTTGTTTTCTTTTTAATTATATGTTGTCCCTGGATCAGGCAGGAGTCGGAGATTCTCTCGTAAAAGTTTTAAACAGAGGAGTTCCTACCTTTCACGAGGTTTACAGATATATCTGGCAACTAGAAATCACTCACAATAGAGTTTCGCGTCTTCTGGTGTTCGAGCCGAATCCAATTTTGGCCTATTTTGATTCAAGTTTTCCTTGGTTTAAGACATAG
- a CDS encoding ABC transporter permease: MKLKLLILSILRDFRSRKSSALQIVLAIAIGTGSVTAIHAYREELSRSILKEARNLMGSDLLVQTPSPITSEQREFMSQSLPKGSETSELVQFASMLRNPENDETSLSLIKTMKGRFPYYGEILTEPAGAYRKLKEGEILLEESLIKNLKLKVGSSVSLGERNFILKGKVLKEPGIAGSFLSMAPTSIITSSSLASTGLEQRGSRISYLIPIKLKDPSVASKYKELHFKEYIQKDLTLYDSTETNSGSRKFLTNTLDFFSLLGLSAFFLGGISILLASRAGIREKSGALAVLKCLGASPRAVSLIVLGELLFFSLIGSMLGIALGNILLGWIPDLAGEDLLGFKPSIGWSSFLWGLLIGILIPFFSSIESLVEIRTLKPILALSEEFQEEADRIPKFRITQIFGYAVLFLLFFLLAWWETESPWKGLILCSILLLLPLVVFLAYSGIRILVSKVKERSDLTPFSRFIIGKFDRPGTTLSLSVIGLTSSLFILLLSLIVSESLLEYSGAKDKERRPNLFVMDIRPEQKEHFEEVVKEFGGEKVIVAPVIGARLSKINGETVKKDETESSALKRDWRSTARTREYFLSYRNDPYPTEKIVDGDFWRKGEEDQISVEKEFSTYLKVNLGDSLTFLIGGVEVTGVIRNFRTVNWADMRPNFVVLFSKGILEKAPGYYLSSLRIESEEKRYDLQKSLVSKYPNLTIIDTDKAVRAFLGILEKISFTIRLMTWLILGASLLLILTALNSSRKERIEETTLLRIIGGTSGFLKKVFLWEGILLGTFSFLLALFLAWVANELISQKVLEIQPSHPFWEYLIAYVFTIFATTSVYYLNLRGEWKKPPVSFMKAM, from the coding sequence ATGAAACTGAAATTATTAATCCTTTCGATCCTGCGTGATTTTCGTTCAAGAAAAAGTTCGGCGTTGCAGATCGTTTTAGCGATCGCGATCGGGACCGGCTCTGTTACCGCGATTCACGCTTATAGAGAAGAATTGAGCCGGTCCATTTTAAAGGAAGCCCGTAACCTTATGGGTTCCGATCTTTTGGTTCAAACCCCTTCACCGATCACTTCGGAACAAAGAGAATTTATGTCCCAAAGTCTTCCAAAGGGATCGGAAACATCGGAACTCGTGCAGTTCGCTTCTATGCTTCGAAATCCGGAGAATGACGAAACTTCTTTGTCGCTTATCAAAACGATGAAGGGAAGATTTCCTTATTACGGAGAAATTCTAACCGAACCTGCGGGGGCTTATCGCAAACTCAAGGAAGGGGAGATTCTACTCGAAGAAAGTCTTATCAAAAATCTAAAGTTAAAGGTTGGTTCTTCCGTTTCTCTTGGCGAAAGAAATTTCATTTTAAAAGGGAAGGTTTTGAAAGAGCCGGGGATTGCGGGAAGTTTTCTCTCCATGGCTCCTACTTCGATTATCACTTCTTCTTCCTTGGCTTCCACGGGTTTGGAACAGAGAGGTTCGAGAATCAGTTATCTGATTCCGATTAAACTCAAGGATCCGAGCGTTGCGAGCAAATACAAAGAACTTCATTTTAAAGAATATATTCAAAAAGACTTAACTCTTTACGATTCTACTGAGACAAATTCGGGTTCTCGAAAATTCTTAACGAACACTCTGGATTTTTTCAGCCTTTTGGGTTTGTCCGCTTTCTTTTTGGGTGGAATTTCGATTCTTCTTGCGAGTCGAGCAGGAATCCGAGAAAAGTCGGGCGCACTCGCCGTGTTGAAATGTCTCGGTGCAAGTCCAAGAGCGGTAAGTTTGATCGTCTTAGGAGAGTTGCTATTCTTTTCTTTGATCGGTTCCATGCTTGGGATCGCATTAGGAAATATTTTATTGGGTTGGATTCCGGATCTCGCGGGAGAGGATCTTCTCGGTTTTAAACCTTCCATCGGATGGTCTTCTTTTCTTTGGGGGTTGTTGATAGGAATTTTGATTCCCTTCTTTTCCTCCATCGAATCTCTTGTGGAAATCCGAACTCTCAAACCGATTCTCGCATTAAGTGAAGAATTTCAAGAGGAAGCAGATCGAATTCCTAAGTTTAGAATCACTCAGATATTTGGCTACGCGGTTCTATTCTTATTGTTTTTTCTATTGGCTTGGTGGGAAACGGAAAGCCCTTGGAAGGGGTTGATTCTTTGTTCCATTCTTCTTCTACTCCCTTTAGTTGTTTTTTTGGCATATTCAGGAATTAGAATATTAGTTTCAAAAGTTAAAGAAAGAAGCGATCTGACGCCTTTTTCGAGATTTATCATCGGTAAATTCGATCGCCCTGGTACAACGTTGTCCCTTTCCGTGATCGGACTTACCAGTTCGTTGTTTATTCTTCTATTATCGCTGATCGTGAGTGAGAGTCTTTTGGAATACAGCGGTGCGAAGGACAAAGAACGAAGACCGAATCTTTTCGTTATGGACATTCGTCCCGAACAAAAGGAACACTTCGAAGAAGTTGTGAAAGAATTCGGCGGAGAAAAGGTGATCGTTGCTCCTGTGATCGGCGCGAGATTATCCAAGATAAACGGCGAAACCGTGAAGAAGGACGAGACCGAATCCTCAGCATTGAAAAGGGATTGGAGATCCACCGCGAGAACAAGAGAATACTTTCTTTCCTATCGAAATGATCCGTATCCGACGGAGAAGATTGTAGATGGTGATTTTTGGAGAAAAGGAGAGGAAGATCAAATCTCGGTAGAAAAGGAATTCTCCACCTATTTGAAAGTCAATTTGGGAGATAGCCTTACCTTTTTGATTGGGGGAGTAGAAGTGACCGGTGTGATTCGCAATTTCAGGACCGTGAACTGGGCCGATATGCGTCCGAATTTCGTCGTTTTATTTTCGAAAGGAATTTTGGAAAAGGCTCCCGGATATTATCTGAGTTCACTCCGGATCGAGTCCGAAGAAAAGAGATACGATCTTCAGAAGAGTTTAGTTTCTAAATATCCGAATCTTACGATCATTGATACGGACAAAGCGGTACGTGCTTTTCTCGGGATTTTGGAAAAAATATCCTTCACGATTCGACTGATGACTTGGTTGATTTTAGGCGCGTCTTTGTTGTTGATTTTGACCGCTTTGAATTCGAGTCGAAAGGAAAGAATCGAAGAAACCACCTTATTACGGATTATTGGCGGTACTTCGGGGTTTCTTAAAAAAGTATTTTTATGGGAAGGAATTCTTTTGGGAACTTTTTCCTTTCTCTTAGCATTGTTTCTGGCTTGGGTGGCAAACGAGTTGATAAGCCAGAAGGTTTTGGAGATTCAACCTTCGCATCCGTTTTGGGAATATTTGATTGCCTATGTTTTTACGATCTTCGCGACGACTTCCGTTTATTATTTGAACCTAAGAGGAGAATGGAAGAAACCTCCCGTGAGTTTTATGAAGGCGATGTAA
- a CDS encoding ABC transporter ATP-binding protein translates to MLKVKNLNKSYSVSGKKLEILKDISFQIEEGEFIAIIGPSGSGKSTLLAISAGLDRPDEGEVILDGIPLLEKKEDELAKLRGEKIGFIFQNFQLIKSLNALENVSLPLVLNSKLTTAQIRDQAFSWLEKVSMKERASNFPGQLSGGEEQRIAIARSFIHNPKILFADEPTANLDKKNGIMVMNLLAELNQRTSSTLIVVTHDHSVADLADRVLEMSDGRIIREIQGKKNRFKKKTSVKSAKKKVSKKKR, encoded by the coding sequence TTGTTAAAGGTAAAAAATCTCAATAAGTCCTATTCAGTTTCGGGAAAAAAACTCGAAATATTAAAAGACATCTCTTTTCAGATCGAAGAAGGAGAATTCATCGCAATTATAGGTCCTTCCGGCTCCGGAAAATCAACATTGCTTGCTATTTCAGCAGGTTTGGATCGTCCGGACGAGGGAGAAGTGATCTTAGACGGGATCCCTCTTTTGGAAAAAAAGGAAGACGAACTCGCAAAATTACGAGGAGAAAAGATCGGATTTATTTTTCAAAATTTTCAACTGATCAAATCACTCAATGCGTTGGAAAATGTCTCTTTACCTCTTGTTTTAAATTCAAAATTGACAACGGCTCAGATAAGGGATCAAGCGTTTTCGTGGTTGGAAAAAGTTTCCATGAAAGAAAGAGCTTCGAATTTTCCGGGACAACTTTCGGGAGGAGAAGAACAAAGAATTGCGATCGCCCGATCGTTCATACACAACCCGAAAATTTTATTCGCAGACGAACCCACTGCGAACTTAGATAAGAAGAATGGAATCATGGTGATGAATCTTCTCGCAGAGTTGAATCAAAGAACTTCTTCCACTTTGATCGTAGTTACGCACGATCATTCCGTCGCGGATCTTGCGGATCGTGTTTTAGAAATGAGCGACGGAAGAATCATTCGAGAAATTCAAGGTAAGAAGAATCGATTTAAAAAGAAAACCTCCGTAAAATCTGCGAAGAAAAAGGTTTCAAAGAAAAAAAGATGA
- the leuS gene encoding leucine--tRNA ligase, with translation MQYPFQEVESFWQNFWEENNSFQTNIRSSKPKFYCLDMFPYPSGAGLHVGHPEGYTATDILSRFKRMKGFEVLHPMGWDAFGLPAERYAMQTGVHPATTTKNNIDNFRRQIKMIGLSYDWSRELSTTDPDYYQFTQWIFLQLYKSWYNPELKKAGSIDDLVERFSKQGSEGLDYKSFSAEEWNGASPAQKEKILSDFRLVYQAEIPVNWCEALGTVLANEEVEEWVEKGYEVVRKPMRQYMMRITAYADRLLEDLTLVEWPTSTLEMQKNWIGKSEGLEITFPFKKSIGDLDGIRIFTTRPDTIFGVTYMVVAPEHPIVSAITTPEQKQKVEEYQKASALKSDLDRTELSKEKSGVFTGAYVLNPADPSKEIPVWISDYVLYGYGTGAIMAVPAHDQRDFEFAKAFDLKIIPVIEGEISADTAFDSKTSVCINSSSAEISIDGLNYTSASSKIISWAESKKIGKKKIQFKLRDWLFARQRYWGEPIPLVHYPSGITKAIPESELPLVLPNLPEFKPSGTGESPLALAKEWLKYKDPVTGEIGTRETNTMPQWAGSCWYYLRYIDPKNGKFFCDSELEKKWMPVDMYVGGSEHAVLHLLYSRFWHKFLYDMGVVSTKEPFGKLVHQGLILGEDKRKMSKSLGNVVNPDDVIKEYGADSLRLFEMFMGPLEMVKPWSTRGVEGVFRFLNRIWRLFHSGQEESFRLDDVEPTPEEWKILHKTIQKVSEDIPNFSFNTAISQLMIFVNEFTPLERRPKKILEPFILLIAPFAPHIAEELWKRTGKKGSLSHETFPEADAKYLVESEILIVVQVNGKLRDEFKAPKDVTQADAITLAKNLEKIKGILEGKTIRKEIYVPGKLVNLVIA, from the coding sequence ATGCAATATCCGTTTCAGGAAGTAGAATCATTTTGGCAAAATTTTTGGGAAGAGAACAATAGCTTTCAGACAAATATTCGGTCTTCTAAACCAAAATTCTACTGCTTGGACATGTTTCCTTATCCGTCCGGCGCCGGTCTGCACGTAGGTCACCCGGAAGGATACACAGCCACCGACATTCTCTCTCGTTTCAAGAGAATGAAAGGTTTTGAAGTTTTGCATCCCATGGGTTGGGATGCTTTCGGACTCCCTGCGGAGCGTTACGCAATGCAGACAGGAGTTCATCCCGCCACTACTACAAAGAATAATATCGATAACTTTCGAAGACAGATCAAGATGATCGGCTTGTCTTATGACTGGTCTCGCGAACTTTCCACGACGGATCCGGACTACTATCAATTCACACAGTGGATTTTTCTTCAGCTTTACAAATCTTGGTACAACCCGGAACTCAAAAAAGCAGGTTCCATCGACGATCTTGTCGAAAGATTCTCAAAACAAGGTTCTGAGGGATTGGACTATAAATCGTTCAGCGCAGAAGAATGGAACGGGGCTTCTCCCGCGCAAAAAGAGAAGATTCTTTCGGACTTCCGACTCGTTTATCAAGCTGAAATCCCCGTAAACTGGTGCGAAGCCTTGGGAACCGTTCTTGCCAATGAAGAAGTGGAAGAATGGGTAGAAAAGGGATACGAAGTCGTTCGTAAACCGATGCGCCAGTATATGATGAGAATCACTGCATACGCGGATCGTCTTTTAGAAGATCTTACCCTAGTAGAATGGCCGACGTCTACGCTCGAGATGCAGAAAAATTGGATCGGAAAGAGCGAAGGACTGGAAATCACTTTTCCTTTTAAAAAATCGATCGGCGATCTCGATGGAATCCGAATCTTTACTACAAGACCCGACACGATCTTCGGAGTGACGTATATGGTCGTAGCTCCGGAACATCCGATCGTTTCCGCCATCACAACACCGGAACAAAAACAGAAAGTAGAAGAATACCAGAAAGCATCCGCTCTCAAAAGTGATTTGGACCGAACCGAATTGAGCAAAGAGAAATCGGGAGTATTCACCGGCGCCTACGTGCTCAACCCGGCGGATCCTTCCAAAGAAATTCCGGTCTGGATCAGCGATTACGTTCTCTACGGATATGGAACCGGCGCGATCATGGCTGTACCGGCGCATGATCAAAGGGACTTTGAATTTGCAAAGGCATTCGATCTCAAAATCATTCCGGTGATTGAAGGTGAGATTTCCGCCGACACCGCGTTTGATTCCAAAACATCCGTTTGTATCAATTCTTCTTCCGCAGAAATATCCATCGACGGTTTGAATTATACATCCGCTTCTTCTAAGATCATTTCTTGGGCCGAGTCCAAAAAGATCGGAAAGAAAAAGATTCAGTTCAAACTGAGGGACTGGCTCTTCGCAAGACAAAGATACTGGGGAGAACCGATTCCTTTGGTTCATTATCCCTCAGGTATTACGAAAGCGATTCCCGAATCCGAACTTCCATTAGTACTTCCTAATTTACCTGAATTTAAACCTTCGGGAACCGGAGAATCCCCTCTTGCTCTCGCGAAAGAATGGTTGAAATACAAGGATCCCGTTACCGGAGAAATCGGAACGAGAGAAACGAACACGATGCCGCAATGGGCCGGCTCTTGTTGGTATTATCTACGCTACATCGATCCGAAGAACGGTAAATTTTTCTGCGATTCGGAATTAGAAAAGAAATGGATGCCCGTTGATATGTATGTCGGCGGCTCGGAACACGCGGTTCTTCATCTTCTTTATTCCAGATTCTGGCATAAATTCTTATATGATATGGGAGTTGTCTCCACAAAGGAACCGTTTGGAAAACTCGTTCATCAAGGATTGATCCTTGGTGAAGACAAACGTAAAATGTCCAAATCTCTTGGAAACGTCGTCAATCCCGACGACGTGATCAAAGAATACGGAGCGGATAGCCTTCGACTCTTTGAAATGTTTATGGGTCCATTGGAGATGGTGAAACCGTGGAGCACGCGCGGAGTCGAAGGAGTGTTTCGATTTTTAAATAGAATCTGGAGACTCTTTCACAGCGGCCAAGAAGAATCCTTTCGGCTCGACGACGTAGAACCGACTCCGGAAGAATGGAAGATTCTTCATAAAACGATCCAAAAAGTTTCGGAAGACATTCCAAATTTTTCTTTCAATACGGCGATTTCACAGTTGATGATCTTCGTGAATGAGTTCACTCCTCTCGAAAGAAGACCGAAAAAAATATTGGAACCTTTCATTCTTTTGATCGCTCCTTTCGCACCTCACATTGCGGAAGAACTCTGGAAGCGAACCGGCAAAAAAGGATCCCTTTCTCACGAAACATTCCCGGAAGCGGACGCAAAATACTTAGTGGAATCCGAGATTCTCATCGTAGTTCAAGTAAACGGAAAATTGAGGGACGAGTTCAAAGCTCCGAAAGACGTAACGCAAGCAGACGCGATCACACTGGCGAAGAATCTGGAAAAGATAAAGGGAATCCTAGAAGGAAAAACAATCCGTAAAGAAATCTACGTTCCTGGAAAACTAGTCAATCTTGTTATCGCTTGA
- a CDS encoding LIC10486 family protein translates to MEPSNQVNKLQEQANLMNLALESVVTEDQAVELIQGKIRDAFLLKIRIDIENRSGAVVALVSKYKNEVIEIYSLFSNSSLIRKIRSFEDSAAFALDMVEAAKSEPFDPGLSDSIGRIVYSKLTKAVLESSYPNWERNDASSLVNILENQIKTSLKVNIVRIQADVEYMSSLKFRAKNVFSGVIPPVNRPAEEPGIGQVPESQEKTPVQRQIEQFKRPFGRVVLAKTVLSPVGGVDFDDLNEGDKLLFQLPMGSMDEKAMAKTLGGFDDAGNPKSVVGEFIGIAAGKGEYHIFAKGPSGVLLQAFEERPVRLARVKGKTTSAASTPTKVESGSGSLGMIIVAGVVVVLGLLVFLILK, encoded by the coding sequence ATGGAACCGAGTAATCAAGTTAATAAGTTACAAGAACAAGCGAATCTAATGAATCTCGCTCTTGAATCCGTAGTTACGGAAGATCAAGCAGTAGAACTGATTCAAGGAAAGATTCGTGACGCTTTCCTTTTGAAAATTAGGATCGATATCGAAAATAGAAGTGGAGCCGTCGTCGCATTAGTAAGCAAATATAAGAATGAAGTAATAGAAATTTATTCTCTCTTTTCCAATTCTTCTTTGATTCGTAAGATTCGTAGTTTTGAAGATTCCGCCGCGTTTGCGTTGGATATGGTGGAAGCGGCGAAGTCGGAACCGTTCGACCCGGGCTTATCCGATAGTATCGGTCGGATCGTATACTCTAAACTCACCAAAGCTGTTTTGGAATCTTCTTATCCGAATTGGGAAAGAAACGACGCTTCCAGTCTTGTCAATATTTTAGAAAATCAAATCAAAACATCATTAAAAGTGAATATAGTTCGCATCCAAGCGGATGTGGAATATATGTCCAGTTTGAAGTTCAGAGCTAAGAACGTGTTTAGCGGAGTGATACCACCCGTAAATCGTCCGGCGGAAGAACCCGGAATCGGACAAGTTCCAGAAAGCCAGGAAAAAACTCCGGTCCAGAGGCAGATCGAACAGTTCAAAAGACCTTTCGGAAGAGTGGTGCTCGCAAAAACCGTTCTTTCCCCGGTCGGTGGTGTTGACTTTGACGATTTGAATGAAGGAGACAAACTCCTATTTCAATTGCCTATGGGGAGTATGGATGAAAAGGCCATGGCGAAAACCTTAGGCGGTTTTGATGACGCCGGCAATCCTAAGAGCGTGGTGGGAGAATTTATCGGAATCGCCGCTGGGAAAGGAGAATACCATATCTTTGCAAAAGGACCTTCCGGTGTCTTATTACAGGCCTTCGAAGAACGTCCCGTTCGACTCGCAAGAGTGAAAGGAAAAACGACCAGCGCCGCATCGACTCCGACAAAAGTGGAATCCGGAAGCGGATCTTTAGGAATGATCATCGTCGCGGGTGTTGTCGTTGTCTTGGGCCTACTCGTATTTCTCATTCTAAAATAA